A single Natrialba magadii ATCC 43099 DNA region contains:
- a CDS encoding DUF1641 domain-containing protein yields the protein MTNETITDEDDLDRLLVEAIETNPEAVAAFVHRKGHLEELFDAPAFETDRLDDRLLEVAAGTEAAMSTTEDTDRLAAVLEEHSDDLATGLERVARLEATGDLETLVGLANTIALLAAAVDDDIVMSVGGTAGSLGEVADTTADPDTVAGVQTLLEGLSEAAGEKPPEQVGTVELMRTLRNPDVQRGLGFLVAMVRAVGVQLEDERESIDRAAEESESRGERQ from the coding sequence ATGACTAACGAAACAATCACCGACGAGGATGACCTCGATAGACTCCTCGTCGAAGCGATCGAAACGAACCCCGAAGCAGTCGCCGCGTTCGTCCACCGCAAAGGCCATCTCGAGGAGCTGTTCGACGCCCCAGCGTTCGAGACGGACCGTCTCGACGACCGGCTTCTCGAGGTGGCTGCCGGCACCGAGGCGGCGATGTCCACGACCGAGGACACAGACCGGTTGGCTGCGGTCCTCGAGGAACATTCCGACGACCTCGCCACCGGCCTCGAGCGAGTCGCCAGACTCGAGGCGACCGGTGACCTCGAGACGCTGGTCGGTCTGGCGAACACGATCGCGTTGCTCGCCGCCGCGGTCGACGACGACATCGTCATGTCGGTCGGCGGGACCGCTGGTTCGCTCGGGGAGGTCGCGGATACGACGGCTGATCCGGATACGGTCGCCGGTGTCCAGACGTTGCTCGAGGGGCTCAGTGAGGCGGCCGGGGAAAAGCCACCGGAACAAGTCGGCACTGTCGAATTGATGCGGACGCTTCGAAACCCCGACGTCCAGCGTGGACTCGGATTTCTCGTCGCCATGGTTCGGGCCGTCGGGGTCCAGCTGGAAGACGAGCGGGAGTCGATCGACCGAGCAGCGGAGGAAAGCGAGTCGCGTGGTGAGAGACAGTGA
- a CDS encoding cytochrome ubiquinol oxidase subunit I has product MIEPLLIDPELGSRIQFGGTLSVHIVFAALSVGLAPYIVYFTYKEISTGREKYERLRSFWTKIFAIGFVMGTATGIPMSFQFGTNFPAFSEFAGELIGGPLAFESTMAFFLEAVFLGVLLFGRERVSDRVYVLSSVLVMVGAWLSALWILIVNSWMQTPQGYELIEENGVTGLVLTDPIAAYFTPRLFWMYVHMQNAAVISVTLFVAGVAAYFVWTNPDSEPWRGTLKLSVGVLAITSIFQVIHGDMYTRHVVQTQPMKFAAMEAIYETKEGAPLHLLAFPRSLEDITNPRAEELFTVSIPYLASFLAETDPTGIVYGLEEFDVQNPPVAYVFWSFRTMVFLGFWFIFLGLWGVYRMRKGVLFERGRYLKALLASIPLGFVATIVGWYVTEIGRQPWIIQDVQLTSEGVSQTLTSTQMTISLSAFAIAYAILVVLFLRVIKWIVDGELERVLEDDFERVEQEQTDERAPSGSGEV; this is encoded by the coding sequence GTGATCGAACCGCTGTTGATCGACCCCGAACTGGGGAGTCGCATTCAGTTCGGCGGCACGCTTTCGGTCCACATTGTCTTCGCCGCCCTCTCGGTCGGGCTCGCCCCCTACATCGTCTACTTCACTTACAAGGAAATCTCGACGGGTCGTGAGAAGTACGAACGGTTGCGCTCGTTCTGGACGAAAATCTTCGCCATCGGGTTCGTGATGGGCACGGCGACGGGGATCCCAATGAGCTTCCAGTTCGGGACGAACTTTCCCGCGTTCTCGGAGTTCGCCGGTGAACTCATCGGCGGCCCCCTCGCCTTCGAGTCGACGATGGCATTCTTCCTCGAGGCCGTCTTCCTCGGTGTCCTGTTGTTCGGCCGCGAACGAGTTAGCGACCGCGTCTACGTCCTCTCGTCGGTGCTCGTGATGGTCGGTGCGTGGCTTTCGGCGCTGTGGATCCTCATCGTCAACTCCTGGATGCAGACGCCCCAGGGTTACGAACTGATCGAGGAAAACGGCGTGACAGGACTCGTACTCACCGATCCCATTGCGGCGTACTTCACCCCACGGCTGTTCTGGATGTACGTCCACATGCAGAACGCGGCGGTGATCTCAGTGACGCTCTTCGTCGCCGGCGTCGCCGCCTACTTCGTCTGGACGAACCCCGACAGCGAGCCCTGGCGCGGGACGCTCAAGCTCTCTGTCGGCGTCCTCGCGATCACCTCGATCTTCCAGGTGATCCACGGCGACATGTACACTCGCCACGTCGTCCAGACGCAGCCGATGAAGTTCGCCGCCATGGAGGCAATCTACGAGACCAAAGAGGGCGCCCCGTTGCACCTGCTCGCGTTCCCGCGCAGTCTCGAAGATATCACCAATCCGCGGGCCGAGGAACTGTTCACGGTCAGTATCCCGTATCTGGCGTCGTTTCTCGCCGAGACCGACCCGACTGGTATCGTCTACGGCCTCGAGGAGTTTGACGTACAGAACCCACCGGTCGCGTACGTCTTCTGGTCGTTCCGGACGATGGTGTTTCTCGGCTTCTGGTTCATCTTCCTTGGTCTGTGGGGCGTCTACCGGATGCGAAAGGGCGTGCTCTTCGAGCGTGGACGCTACCTCAAAGCGCTCCTGGCCTCGATCCCACTCGGCTTCGTCGCGACCATCGTCGGCTGGTACGTCACCGAGATCGGCCGCCAGCCCTGGATCATCCAGGACGTCCAGCTTACGAGCGAGGGTGTCTCTCAGACGCTCACATCGACACAGATGACGATCTCGCTTTCCGCCTTTGCGATCGCCTACGCGATCCTCGTCGTTCTGTTCCTTCGGGTGATCAAATGGATCGTCGACGGCGAACTCGAGCGGGTTCTCGAGGACGACTTCGAACGGGTCGAGCAGGAACAGACCGACGAACGAGCGCCGAGTGGCTCCGGTGAGGTGTGA
- a CDS encoding cytochrome d ubiquinol oxidase subunit II: MTTNFSITTAVTRIDPILFGPVVPADEYLFPGLPELWFGILLFTLGMYVFLDGFDFGIGMLYWTREDEAERDLLLSIFGPVWDANEVWLVAFGTVLFAAFPPVYASLLSDHYLLVFAIVFALILRGITPELREQRDDPEWVRACDRGFVAGSTLSPLFIGTLAGSWVFGTGTLALPSVLTGVAIVFLSVVSGAAYVAMKTSGTFREEMVRYGLYAAGGYLLSVVLLLATVFVTDPLSVRGTLLSTPVLVVVLATVVFLGLGVVAATRDTLEVTWWFYATGGVAFTLIALVAILLYPELYPATGTTVRESIVSPLALNILSVVVIPVLFLVLAYFRYLYTVFSGPVEHDDGYGTSD; this comes from the coding sequence GTGACGACCAACTTCTCGATCACGACAGCGGTGACTCGAATCGATCCCATATTGTTCGGCCCCGTCGTTCCCGCTGACGAGTACCTGTTCCCGGGGTTGCCCGAACTCTGGTTCGGTATCTTGCTGTTTACCCTCGGGATGTACGTGTTTCTCGATGGCTTCGACTTCGGAATCGGCATGCTGTACTGGACCCGCGAAGACGAAGCCGAACGCGACCTGTTGCTCTCGATTTTCGGTCCGGTCTGGGACGCAAACGAGGTGTGGCTCGTCGCGTTCGGGACGGTGCTGTTCGCCGCCTTCCCGCCGGTGTACGCCTCGTTACTCAGCGATCACTACCTCCTCGTCTTCGCGATCGTGTTCGCACTGATTCTGCGGGGGATCACTCCCGAGCTTCGCGAACAACGAGACGACCCAGAGTGGGTGCGTGCCTGTGACCGAGGTTTCGTGGCTGGCAGTACGCTCTCGCCGCTTTTCATCGGCACCCTCGCCGGAAGCTGGGTGTTCGGGACCGGTACGCTCGCGCTCCCGAGTGTCCTGACCGGTGTGGCCATCGTGTTCCTCTCGGTGGTCAGCGGGGCGGCCTACGTCGCGATGAAGACATCTGGCACGTTCCGTGAAGAGATGGTCAGATACGGACTGTACGCCGCCGGTGGCTATCTACTCAGCGTCGTCCTGTTGCTCGCAACCGTTTTCGTCACCGACCCACTCAGCGTCCGCGGGACGCTTCTTTCGACTCCGGTTCTGGTGGTCGTCCTCGCGACGGTCGTCTTCCTCGGTCTCGGCGTCGTGGCAGCAACCCGAGACACACTCGAGGTTACGTGGTGGTTTTACGCCACCGGTGGCGTCGCGTTCACGCTGATTGCGCTCGTCGCGATCTTGCTGTACCCGGAGCTGTATCCCGCTACTGGAACGACGGTCCGTGAATCGATCGTCTCGCCGTTGGCACTCAATATCCTCTCAGTCGTCGTGATTCCGGTCCTGTTTCTCGTGTTGGCGTACTTCCGGTACCTGTATACGGTGTTTTCCGGGCCGGTCGAACACGATGATGGGTACGGAACCTCTGACTGA
- a CDS encoding acetyl-CoA carboxylase — translation MTETINSPMPGVFYRQPDPDDPPFVEPGDEVEPGDTIGLVEVMKNFNEITAESSGTVSEFLVENEAEIEADQPLVELE, via the coding sequence ATGACAGAGACCATCAATTCACCGATGCCCGGCGTCTTCTACCGACAGCCCGATCCGGACGATCCACCCTTCGTCGAACCCGGAGACGAAGTTGAACCTGGAGACACGATTGGCCTCGTCGAGGTGATGAAGAACTTCAACGAGATCACTGCTGAGAGTTCCGGCACTGTGAGTGAGTTCCTCGTCGAGAACGAGGCTGAAATAGAGGCAGACCAGCCACTCGTCGAACTCGAGTAA
- a CDS encoding 5-oxoprolinase subunit C family protein — translation MIELSDGGIASTVQDRGRFGQYHIGMPPSGAMDQYAHTVANYLVGNAADSSTIEMTYQGITATFHEDAVIAVTGADMSPSINGEPIKTWTTHAVESGDELEFEFATEGARAYLAVAGGIDVPEVMGSQSTYTLVGIGGHEGRGLEAGDKLSIGDQPDEASDFVGTQVADEHIPNYADEDTVRVVLGLTSYRLTDESKEQLCNAEWKVSAEADRVGYRLEGPDLEFKEREQPFGAGTDPSNVVDLGYPVGSIQVPQSPIVLMQDAVTGGGYATVGTVISTDRGRLSQRQTHKSVYFEEVDVEAALDARNEQEDQLEQIRSEIRSEI, via the coding sequence ATGATCGAACTCTCTGACGGTGGAATCGCAAGCACAGTCCAGGACCGTGGCCGTTTCGGTCAGTACCACATCGGCATGCCTCCATCAGGAGCGATGGACCAGTACGCCCACACGGTTGCAAACTACCTCGTCGGCAACGCAGCCGACAGCTCAACGATCGAGATGACCTATCAGGGGATTACAGCGACGTTCCACGAGGACGCTGTCATCGCGGTCACCGGTGCTGATATGTCGCCCTCGATCAACGGTGAGCCAATCAAGACGTGGACGACACACGCAGTCGAGTCCGGCGACGAACTCGAGTTCGAATTTGCGACCGAGGGTGCGCGTGCATATCTCGCCGTCGCTGGCGGCATCGATGTTCCCGAGGTGATGGGCAGCCAATCGACGTACACGTTGGTCGGCATCGGTGGCCACGAGGGACGTGGACTCGAAGCTGGGGACAAGCTTTCGATTGGCGACCAGCCTGACGAGGCAAGTGATTTCGTCGGTACACAGGTTGCTGATGAACATATCCCGAACTACGCGGACGAAGACACTGTCCGTGTTGTACTTGGGCTGACCAGCTACCGCTTGACCGATGAGAGCAAGGAACAACTCTGTAACGCAGAGTGGAAAGTCTCTGCGGAAGCGGATCGAGTCGGGTATCGACTCGAGGGGCCAGACCTCGAGTTCAAAGAGCGTGAGCAGCCGTTTGGTGCCGGCACTGACCCGTCGAACGTCGTCGACCTCGGCTATCCAGTTGGGTCGATTCAGGTGCCACAGAGCCCGATTGTGCTCATGCAGGACGCAGTCACAGGTGGCGGGTACGCAACTGTCGGCACAGTTATCAGCACTGACCGTGGCCGCCTCTCACAGCGACAGACCCACAAATCCGTCTACTTCGAGGAAGTCGATGTCGAAGCGGCACTCGACGCCCGCAACGAACAGGAAGACCAACTCGAACAGATCCGTTCCGAAATCAGAAGTGAGATCTGA
- a CDS encoding 5-oxoprolinase subunit B family protein: MGTERITPAELPDPRYEYGADDHVFVELAEEMSFTANFKAMAITQQVAEREIDGIVENCPANASYMVRIDPDVIHPDEVIAELKEIEASIDIENYEWETRIIDIPVLFADPWTHETVMEFRERHQDPDATDLEYSAELNGFDSAEDFIDAFVGAPHMVTMVGFVPGLPWCFQMVPRSEQLEVPKYVEPRTDTPSRAVGFGGAFSVVYPVQGAGGYQLYGRTPVEVLDTDQTLPDFGDSMVLPNPGDILNYRRIDRDEYDAIREEVEAGTYEYTYETVEFSTDEFFESPHEYNEQLVEVIE; encoded by the coding sequence ATGGGAACTGAACGGATTACACCCGCCGAACTGCCTGACCCACGGTATGAATATGGGGCAGATGACCACGTGTTCGTCGAACTGGCGGAGGAGATGAGCTTCACAGCCAATTTCAAGGCGATGGCGATCACCCAACAGGTCGCCGAACGGGAGATCGATGGAATCGTCGAGAACTGTCCGGCCAACGCCTCCTATATGGTTCGTATCGATCCGGATGTCATCCATCCAGACGAGGTAATTGCCGAACTGAAAGAAATCGAAGCCTCGATTGACATTGAGAACTACGAGTGGGAGACACGTATTATCGATATTCCCGTCCTGTTTGCGGATCCGTGGACCCACGAGACGGTAATGGAGTTCCGGGAACGCCACCAGGACCCAGACGCAACAGATCTCGAATACTCGGCAGAACTCAACGGATTTGACTCTGCAGAGGACTTTATCGATGCGTTCGTCGGTGCCCCACATATGGTCACGATGGTCGGTTTCGTGCCTGGGTTGCCGTGGTGTTTCCAGATGGTTCCCCGGAGCGAACAGTTAGAGGTCCCAAAATACGTCGAGCCCCGAACCGACACGCCAAGCCGTGCGGTCGGATTCGGCGGCGCGTTCTCGGTTGTCTATCCTGTCCAGGGAGCTGGCGGGTATCAGCTGTACGGCCGAACACCAGTCGAAGTGCTTGACACGGACCAGACACTCCCGGACTTTGGTGACTCTATGGTCCTCCCGAACCCCGGTGATATCTTGAACTACAGACGGATTGATCGCGATGAGTACGATGCGATTCGTGAGGAAGTCGAGGCAGGAACGTACGAGTATACCTACGAAACAGTCGAGTTCTCGACGGACGAGTTCTTCGAATCCCCACACGAATACAACGAACAGCTCGTGGAGGTGATTGAATGA
- a CDS encoding ATP-binding protein has product MTFYDREDELGALETAYKSPDHAFYVVYGRRRVGKTALLKEFCADRPHLYYLAAQEAENRQREKFVEQIADSFDERVPRIDGWDDAFEYLGEKLETEERVVVIDEFPYLIEENESLPSYIQAFVDEQLQHTDSMLVLCGSSVSVMESEVLGHESPLYGRRTGQIDLQPFSFQQAREVISYDIGDAIRSYSVTGGTPLYLTLFDYEQSLAENIQTHVLSPTAVLYNEPEFLLRTELRNPARYLSILEAVAMGHTTPNEISGATGIDSGPLSKYLQTLRQLRLLERTVPVTASKQKSKRSRYRVADEFLRFWFRFVEPNRSSIEEAPSLVFDGTIEPDLPRHVATTFEDVCTEAVWELIRRGEFDPYSAVGRWWYGEDEVDIVGLAPDDDRLLLAECKWTSNPVGHGLVDDLRTKAESVRWGPDDRTEQFALFSKSGFVDELADELDGTWSLFNLTDLEQLCNGR; this is encoded by the coding sequence ATGACCTTCTACGACCGGGAGGACGAACTCGGTGCCCTGGAAACGGCGTATAAATCGCCTGACCACGCCTTCTACGTCGTGTACGGACGCCGGCGTGTTGGCAAGACAGCGCTGCTCAAGGAATTCTGTGCTGACCGGCCGCATCTATACTATCTGGCCGCCCAGGAGGCCGAAAATCGCCAGCGTGAGAAGTTTGTCGAGCAGATCGCCGACAGCTTTGACGAACGTGTACCACGAATCGACGGCTGGGATGACGCCTTCGAGTATCTCGGCGAGAAACTCGAAACCGAAGAAAGGGTCGTCGTTATCGACGAGTTTCCGTATTTAATCGAGGAAAACGAGTCGCTTCCGTCCTACATCCAGGCGTTCGTCGACGAGCAACTCCAGCACACCGACTCGATGCTCGTGTTGTGCGGCTCGAGTGTGAGTGTGATGGAGTCCGAGGTGCTCGGACACGAGAGTCCGCTGTACGGGCGTCGAACCGGACAGATCGATCTCCAGCCGTTTTCCTTCCAGCAAGCCCGCGAGGTCATCTCGTACGACATTGGCGACGCAATTCGTTCGTATTCAGTCACTGGTGGCACGCCACTGTATCTCACGCTCTTCGACTACGAGCAGTCACTAGCCGAAAACATCCAGACACACGTTCTCTCTCCGACCGCAGTCCTGTACAACGAACCAGAGTTCTTGCTCCGGACCGAACTGCGGAATCCAGCCCGGTACCTGAGCATCCTTGAGGCGGTCGCAATGGGTCACACGACCCCGAACGAGATTTCGGGAGCCACTGGCATCGATTCGGGGCCGCTCTCGAAGTACCTCCAGACGCTTCGGCAACTCCGACTCCTCGAGCGAACGGTTCCGGTCACGGCATCGAAACAGAAATCCAAGCGATCCCGGTATCGCGTCGCGGACGAGTTCCTCCGCTTCTGGTTCCGTTTCGTCGAACCGAATCGCTCCAGTATCGAGGAAGCACCGTCGCTCGTGTTCGATGGTACGATCGAACCTGACCTCCCCAGACACGTCGCAACGACGTTCGAAGATGTCTGTACGGAGGCCGTCTGGGAGCTAATCAGGCGCGGCGAGTTCGACCCGTACTCGGCTGTCGGCCGATGGTGGTATGGTGAAGACGAGGTCGACATTGTCGGCCTCGCACCCGACGATGACCGGCTTCTCCTCGCAGAGTGCAAGTGGACTAGCAATCCAGTTGGTCACGGCCTCGTCGACGATCTTCGAACGAAGGCTGAGAGCGTCCGCTGGGGACCCGACGATCGGACCGAACAGTTCGCTCTCTTCTCGAAAAGCGGCTTCGTCGATGAGCTGGCCGACGAACTCGACGGAACTTGGTCATTGTTCAATCTCACTGACCTTGAGCAACTCTGTAATGGGCGGTAA